A region of the Anaeromicrobium sediminis genome:
GGATCAGCCTTTTGTCCCCAATTATTAATATAAACCATATCTTCCATACCTGATCTAGGTGGTTTTGAAGATATATCCTTTTTGAATATGCCTGTATAAGCATATCCTAGTGAGATAAATGCAATAGGCTCTTTTTTTATGTTAAAGTGTTTTTTTATTGTGTATGGATCATCTATATTAATAAAGCAACTACCTAAACCTAAGTCAAAGGCCTTTAATCTAGCTAACTCCATTAAATATCCACCATATTTCTTATTATCGGAAAACTCATCAGATGTAATAAGAAGATAATATGGGGCCTTTATCATGTTTCCATAGTATCCTGCCTTACCTTTTAGTGAATCGTATACTTTATTTCCATTGTTTAATACAACTATATCCATTTTACCTTTATTAAAAAATTTATTATTTTTTACTATATTTAATATTTCATTTAATTTAGAGTCTTCAACCTTGCTCATTTTATAATCTCTTACGGATTTAATACTTTCTATTAACTTGGAAAATTTCATATAATATTCCTCCCAACTTATGAATCTTTATACTATATATCTACCCTAAAAACAGAATATGAAACAATTTTCAGACAACAATCCTAAAACTTTTTTTAAAAATGTGAACGACTTTCTTCCTATTTATATATGCAATAAAGGGGTACTATGTGAAATGTTCGTTAATAGGATATATATTTGGCACGAAAATGTTGTATAATTATAAATATTTTGTTAAAATCCTTGTGAGGAGGTAATTATATGAAAAAATTACGGACACAATTAACTATCATCATGATTTTAATCGCCATAGGGCCTTTAATTGTATCAAACTTAATATCTCTAAAAATTATTGATAATAAGTATGATATGGAAATTGAAAGTAAGCATATAAATATGGCAGATAGTATATGTAAAAATGTAGAGGAATTTTTACATAAGTCATATTTAATAACGGAACAATTGGCAAATAACAACGATATAAGATCCTTTATTGGTGAAGAACAAACTGAAGTAATAAAGGAAAATATTAAGAGAAATGAATATTTTGAATTAATATATATTCAAGATGTTAACGGTGATCAAACGGCTAGAACTAGTGGTAATTTAGGAAATAGAGCTAGTAGATGGTGGTTTAAACAAATGATGGAAGATAAAAAGCCATTTCTAAGTAAATCTTACATATCTATAGCAAATGGTAATGCTGTAAGTTCTGTTTTTTTTCCTGTATATGAAAAAGAGGAGCTAAAAGGAATATTAGGTACAGATGTTAACTTAAAGACATTTCAAGAGCTAGTAGAGAAATTTAACATAGGTCAAGGAAGTTATATCTACATAGTAGACAGCCAGGGACAATTAGTTGCACACCCGGATAAGACATTAGTGGAAGAACAATATAATTATATTACCCTAAAGAGAAGCGATTACGAAAAAGATGGAAGTGGTAATAAATTAAAAGATTCAAATGGAAAGTTTAAGTATAAGGAAAAGGATATCAAAGTAAGTGATAAACTTTTGGAAATAACAAAGGAAGCCTTATCGGGGAAAAAGGGATTTGTTCAATATGAAAATATAGAGGGAGAACAAGTTGTCAGTGCCTATACGCCTATAAAAGTTCCTGGAAACAGTAAAGACTGGGCTGTTATTACTGTGCAGGAGAAAAAAGAGGCCTTATATTTTTTAAATGGAGTAGAAAAAATGAATTTCCTAGTATTAGGAATAGTAGCTTTAGTAATGATAGGATTATCCTATGTATTATCTAATAGTATAACTAGACCTATTACCATATTATCTAATAATTTTGAAAAGGCATCCCAGGGAGATTTATCTGTAGTAAGCAATTATAAGAACAATAATGAAATTGGTAAATTAAGTGACTCCTTTAATAAAATGATCAATAATACTAGAGGAGTTGTAACTAATATAAAGGACTCATCACAGGTAGTAGACAGTTCATCTGAATCTTTAATTACAGCCATAAAAGAAACGGAAATAGCTAATGGAGAGATTGCTAGTGCTGTGATGGAAGTAGCTAGTGGAGCTAATGATCAATCTATGGATGCACAAAAGGGTGTAGAGATAGTATTTGAGTTGGATAAAGAAATTAACCTGATGAATGATCATGTGACAGAAAGTAAGGATTCATCAGAAAAGATATTTGAAGCTAACATAAAAA
Encoded here:
- a CDS encoding methyl-accepting chemotaxis protein; translation: MKKLRTQLTIIMILIAIGPLIVSNLISLKIIDNKYDMEIESKHINMADSICKNVEEFLHKSYLITEQLANNNDIRSFIGEEQTEVIKENIKRNEYFELIYIQDVNGDQTARTSGNLGNRASRWWFKQMMEDKKPFLSKSYISIANGNAVSSVFFPVYEKEELKGILGTDVNLKTFQELVEKFNIGQGSYIYIVDSQGQLVAHPDKTLVEEQYNYITLKRSDYEKDGSGNKLKDSNGKFKYKEKDIKVSDKLLEITKEALSGKKGFVQYENIEGEQVVSAYTPIKVPGNSKDWAVITVQEKKEALYFLNGVEKMNFLVLGIVALVMIGLSYVLSNSITRPITILSNNFEKASQGDLSVVSNYKNNNEIGKLSDSFNKMINNTRGVVTNIKDSSQVVDSSSESLITAIKETEIANGEIASAVMEVASGANDQSMDAQKGVEIVFELDKEINLMNDHVTESKDSSEKIFEANIKSIDSFNTLEDKVKKVNNTHYEVVQVVKNLNEKANIIENILETITNISQQTNLLALNAAIEAARAGEVGRGFAVVADEIRNLANDTATSSSDVANIVYSIKEEVNKAVEAIDKNEQVMEEQNAALKEAMSNFDNINNEINIIVDKVEHINTSVIKVMDIKKEVSSVVEHISAVCEETSASTEEVSASIEEQNATITEITNMSSALKNTINELEKAIVTFKV
- a CDS encoding nitroreductase family protein, coding for MKFSKLIESIKSVRDYKMSKVEDSKLNEILNIVKNNKFFNKGKMDIVVLNNGNKVYDSLKGKAGYYGNMIKAPYYLLITSDEFSDNKKYGGYLMELARLKAFDLGLGSCFINIDDPYTIKKHFNIKKEPIAFISLGYAYTGIFKKDISSKPPRSGMEDMVYINNWGQKADPNILEQRGLSHILYYSKYAPSWGNIEPWKFLINENKISLFIDNKNIKDVNLHAGIIMLYIEQIALEEGIPSLWHLVPQDFPDIPNNYSSIGYFSI